One genomic window of Pseudomonas chlororaphis subsp. piscium includes the following:
- a CDS encoding HDOD domain-containing protein: MSNETTVPTTAPHSLESWIKLLDAVHLPVPQASHDRVCKAIRDNRSSLRDIADLMQDSPALALSVIREANRHTHGSMSEPAENLEIALNRLGLARTEELLARLPAQPEQEIPVGLRQLQLISQHATQQANGFFAGRLARLWQDIHWGSLLFLSPLWPLALTYPKLLEEWELRVIHKAEPVQEVEQQLFGVGLLQLGQALVEVWHLPIWVQQGYRLLIDEQDQLVKALHIARDNAHPLHQQQCLDADPALQRWLNQPANSVLLANALALSAQESWTGPHCMRWQYLTSLYLQMSMDELQQQLHQQAAQSARHHHMPDLWHPAEALLWPWEARRVHRGELPVAAPTTEDLTKWRKQCSELLVEPSRFSNAMHLTTFARDALVACGMRRVMLLMVDRTRTQLRVHQIAGLPAPASSLTLTISQSSVLQRLLDAPAQVRLTPTNNAQLSARLPASLRTLFRGEHLLMRSVPSNGRVIMLIVADQGGQPFSEISVQAFGKTAQCIEKALHSFTNRSR, translated from the coding sequence ATGTCTAATGAAACGACAGTCCCAACTACCGCTCCCCACTCCCTCGAATCCTGGATAAAGCTGCTTGACGCGGTCCACCTGCCGGTGCCGCAAGCCAGCCACGACCGGGTCTGCAAAGCCATCAGGGACAATCGCAGCTCGTTGCGCGACATTGCCGACCTGATGCAGGACAGCCCCGCGCTGGCCTTGAGCGTGATCCGCGAAGCCAATCGCCACACCCACGGCAGTATGAGCGAGCCGGCCGAGAACCTCGAGATCGCCCTCAACCGCCTGGGCCTCGCGCGTACCGAAGAATTGCTCGCCCGCCTGCCCGCCCAGCCCGAGCAGGAGATCCCGGTCGGGCTGCGCCAGTTGCAACTGATCAGCCAGCACGCGACCCAACAGGCCAACGGCTTTTTCGCCGGGCGCCTGGCCAGGCTCTGGCAGGACATTCACTGGGGCAGCCTGCTATTTCTCTCGCCGCTGTGGCCCTTGGCGCTGACCTATCCAAAACTGCTCGAAGAGTGGGAGCTGCGTGTCATCCACAAGGCCGAGCCGGTCCAGGAGGTCGAGCAGCAACTGTTCGGCGTCGGCCTGCTTCAGCTGGGCCAGGCCCTGGTGGAGGTCTGGCACTTGCCGATCTGGGTACAGCAAGGCTACCGCCTGCTGATCGACGAGCAGGACCAGTTGGTCAAGGCCCTGCATATCGCCCGGGACAACGCCCACCCGTTGCACCAGCAGCAATGCCTGGATGCCGATCCGGCCCTGCAACGCTGGCTGAACCAACCGGCCAACAGTGTGTTGCTGGCCAACGCCCTGGCCCTCTCGGCGCAAGAGTCCTGGACCGGCCCGCACTGCATGCGCTGGCAATACCTGACCAGCCTGTACCTGCAGATGTCGATGGATGAGCTGCAGCAACAGCTGCACCAGCAAGCCGCGCAGAGTGCCCGGCATCACCACATGCCCGACCTGTGGCACCCGGCCGAGGCACTGCTCTGGCCCTGGGAGGCCCGTCGCGTGCATCGTGGTGAACTCCCGGTCGCCGCGCCAACCACCGAAGACCTGACCAAGTGGCGCAAGCAGTGCAGCGAATTGCTGGTGGAACCCAGCCGTTTCAGCAATGCCATGCACCTGACCACCTTTGCCCGCGACGCCCTGGTGGCGTGCGGCATGCGCCGGGTGATGCTGCTGATGGTCGACCGCACGCGGACCCAGTTGCGGGTGCATCAGATCGCCGGGCTGCCTGCGCCAGCCTCGAGCCTGACGTTGACGATCAGTCAGAGCAGCGTATTGCAGCGACTGCTGGACGCCCCGGCGCAAGTGCGCCTGACGCCGACCAACAACGCCCAGCTCTCCGCCCGCCTGCCCGCCAGCCTGCGCACGCTGTTTCGTGGCGAGCACTTGCTGATGCGCTCGGTACCCAGCAATGGCCGGGTGATCATGCTGATCGTCGCCGACCAGGGCGGCCAACCCTTCTCGGAAATCTCCGTACAGGCGTTCGGCAAGACCGCCCAGTGCATCGAAAAGGCCCTGCACAGCTTTACCAACCGCAGCCGCTGA
- a CDS encoding esterase-like activity of phytase family protein: MRRGFALALLLLATSAMADPLPELRLLAEHPVDGMRGGNLSGLALCGKELWTVSDRDDDQIYRLDTSDRVWQAETVRIDVPPVPDSGLPWGLNSRTWVASFVRGGDLDFEGITCDSAGNKYVVSESHAAVLQLPPTGSAAWLKISPIMVREARASGMLLHFNALFEGLAVNPAGDKIWLAAERERRGLLLIKRQQSVWDCDGGCVLLSEAGLEMQPPQMPKAKAVSRDFADLSLFEGKLFTLERNAFQVCRRDAATAKVERCWSFAAEALQEHRRYPQDYGLTEALVVDAEGAWIGVDNNTGARADGEKRPIIWRFDAPEGGWGAKP, from the coding sequence ATGCGCAGAGGCTTTGCCCTGGCGTTACTGCTATTGGCGACCTCGGCGATGGCCGACCCCTTGCCCGAGTTGAGGCTGCTGGCCGAGCATCCGGTGGACGGCATGCGCGGCGGCAACCTGTCGGGGCTGGCGTTGTGCGGCAAGGAGCTGTGGACGGTATCCGACCGTGACGATGACCAGATCTATCGGCTCGATACCAGCGACCGGGTCTGGCAGGCCGAAACCGTGCGCATCGACGTGCCGCCGGTGCCGGACAGCGGTTTGCCCTGGGGTTTGAACTCACGCACCTGGGTCGCTTCGTTCGTGCGCGGCGGCGACCTGGATTTCGAGGGCATCACCTGCGACAGCGCCGGCAACAAGTATGTGGTCAGCGAATCTCACGCGGCGGTGTTGCAACTGCCGCCGACGGGTTCGGCCGCCTGGCTGAAGATTTCGCCGATCATGGTGCGCGAGGCGCGGGCCAGCGGTATGTTGCTGCACTTCAATGCCCTGTTCGAAGGCCTGGCGGTCAACCCGGCCGGCGACAAGATCTGGCTGGCCGCCGAGCGCGAGCGCCGCGGGCTGCTGTTGATCAAGCGCCAGCAGAGTGTCTGGGACTGCGACGGCGGCTGTGTGCTGCTCAGCGAGGCCGGGCTGGAAATGCAGCCCCCGCAGATGCCCAAGGCCAAGGCGGTGTCTCGGGATTTCGCCGACCTGTCGCTGTTCGAGGGCAAGTTGTTCACCCTCGAGCGCAATGCGTTTCAGGTCTGTCGTCGCGATGCGGCGACGGCCAAGGTCGAGCGTTGTTGGTCGTTTGCCGCCGAGGCGTTGCAGGAACACCGGCGTTATCCACAGGACTATGGCCTGACCGAGGCGCTGGTGGTGGATGCCGAAGGCGCCTGGATCGGTGTGGATAACAACACCGGAGCCCGTGCAGACGGTGAAAAACGCCCGATCATCTGGCGCTTCGACGCGCCCGAGGGCGGTTGGGGGGCCAAGCCGTGA
- the rhdA gene encoding thiosulfate sulfurtransferase produces the protein MPDFSGLPLVIEPSDLLPRLDARELILVDLTSAARYAAGHIPGARFVDPKRTQLGQAPAPGLMPPQAALEALFGELGHNPDAVYVVYDDEGGGWAGRFIWLLDVIGHSRYHYLDGGLLAWLADGLPVSNEVPAAVGGPVTLTLHDEPTATREYLQSRLGAADLAIWDARGPLEYSGEKVLAAKGGHIPGAINFEWTAGMDQARNLRIRGDMPQILEQLGISKDKEVITHCQTHHRSGFTYLVAKALGYPRVKGYAGSWGEWGNHPDTPVEI, from the coding sequence ATGCCTGACTTCTCTGGCTTGCCGCTGGTGATCGAGCCGAGCGACCTGCTCCCTCGCCTGGACGCCCGCGAACTGATCCTGGTGGACCTGACCAGCGCCGCCCGCTATGCCGCGGGCCACATCCCCGGCGCGCGTTTCGTCGACCCCAAACGCACCCAGCTCGGTCAGGCGCCGGCGCCAGGGCTGATGCCGCCACAGGCGGCCCTCGAAGCCCTGTTCGGCGAACTGGGGCATAACCCGGACGCGGTCTACGTGGTCTACGACGACGAAGGCGGTGGCTGGGCCGGGCGGTTCATCTGGTTGCTGGATGTCATCGGCCACTCCCGCTACCACTACCTGGACGGCGGGCTGCTGGCCTGGCTGGCGGACGGCCTGCCGGTCTCGAACGAAGTCCCGGCAGCCGTCGGCGGCCCTGTCACCCTGACCCTGCACGACGAGCCGACCGCCACCCGCGAATACCTGCAAAGCCGTCTTGGCGCGGCCGACCTGGCGATCTGGGATGCCCGCGGACCGCTGGAGTACTCGGGGGAGAAAGTCCTCGCCGCCAAAGGTGGGCATATTCCCGGCGCGATCAACTTCGAGTGGACCGCTGGCATGGACCAGGCGCGTAACCTGCGGATCCGCGGCGACATGCCGCAGATCCTCGAACAGCTCGGCATCAGCAAAGACAAAGAAGTGATTACCCACTGCCAGACTCACCATCGCTCTGGCTTCACCTATCTGGTGGCCAAGGCGCTCGGTTATCCGCGAGTCAAAGGCTATGCCGGTTCCTGGGGCGAATGGGGCAACCACCCTGACACGCCCGTAGAGATTTAA
- a CDS encoding PqiC family protein produces MTALRLPLVFLLAGVLGLAGCSVHQPVSLYQLDSGSPAQPAQSAGMAVLLGPVLVADYLQRETLLQRQSDGSLQASTDGRWAGSLSSDIDQLLLRQVAGQLDSQRVVLAPASTGFTPDVQVLLSITRLDSGASQPAVLDAQWRLIDRRGQVRDNRIVHLQEQHAGTTASQVQAQGVLLQRLAEQLSGALKPLANQPAVAEVPRKAAPAPAAKPVEQEKQPKIPMATPIRTDMEVFRF; encoded by the coding sequence ATGACTGCTCTGCGCCTTCCTCTTGTTTTCTTGCTCGCTGGCGTTCTTGGCCTGGCGGGTTGCAGCGTACACCAGCCGGTGTCGCTGTATCAGCTGGACAGCGGAAGTCCAGCTCAACCGGCGCAAAGTGCCGGTATGGCCGTATTGCTGGGCCCGGTACTGGTTGCCGACTATCTGCAACGTGAAACCTTGCTGCAACGTCAGAGCGACGGCAGCCTGCAGGCTTCAACCGACGGTCGTTGGGCCGGCAGCCTGTCTTCCGATATCGATCAGTTGCTGTTGCGTCAGGTCGCCGGCCAGCTGGACAGCCAGCGTGTAGTGCTGGCGCCGGCAAGCACCGGCTTCACTCCGGATGTGCAGGTGCTGCTGTCGATCACTCGCCTGGATTCGGGGGCGTCGCAACCGGCGGTTCTCGATGCGCAATGGCGCCTGATCGATCGCCGTGGACAGGTTCGCGATAACCGTATCGTCCATCTGCAGGAGCAGCATGCCGGTACCACCGCGTCCCAGGTCCAGGCCCAGGGTGTGTTGCTGCAACGCCTGGCCGAGCAGCTGTCGGGTGCCCTCAAGCCGCTGGCCAACCAGCCTGCGGTAGCCGAGGTGCCACGCAAGGCGGCGCCTGCGCCGGCGGCAAAGCCGGTCGAGCAGGAGAAACAGCCAAAGATTCCGATGGCCACACCAATCCGCACGGATATGGAAGTGTTCCGCTTCTGA
- a CDS encoding AhpA/YtjB family protein — translation MNRPTPVKTDNFFLLIFRALRHRRVPIALRIASHNVILVALALVIYACVMGLQFKQAMHEQADALGQSLTTQTATSATELLVSNDILSLNVLLNNLTKNPLVAHAAIYSVDNRILAEAGQRPKSSLLGETEGVYQTKITFQDVTAGNLRISLDMEQFQQPMTISLQSMGILSAILLALALALSLRLGRHISTPLMQLRVWLRDIDEHTPATQRQDEIGDLARQLHASFAPEKVEPEPEPEAELDDTDYDDSEDAEPSFEVRNLRDPSFDESSPVAGLKPAPRHVVNAEEDLADDEDPFADLRDSSSSATAAKPIVKPAVPAQPQHSAVLAVQLGAQEQLRRLPRARLTELLERYRDCLDQAASLYQSELHTLNDGSTLMLFHSEDSGDDYLTNAICCGELLRALGHALQIEVADSGITLQLQLGLTLGEELFGLSQIDLLLTETAQDALALSQHSRNLLLVERKINDDALIRQRARIRPIASPEGACCVERLMEPYPSMLERQLARMHETRAKL, via the coding sequence GTGAACCGGCCCACGCCAGTTAAAACCGATAACTTCTTCCTGCTGATCTTCCGTGCACTGCGCCATCGCCGTGTACCGATTGCATTGCGCATTGCCAGCCATAACGTGATCCTGGTCGCCCTGGCCCTGGTGATCTATGCCTGCGTGATGGGGCTGCAATTCAAGCAGGCCATGCACGAGCAAGCCGACGCCCTGGGTCAGAGCCTGACCACCCAGACCGCGACCTCGGCCACCGAGCTGTTGGTGTCCAACGACATCCTCAGCCTCAACGTGCTGCTGAACAACCTGACCAAGAACCCGCTGGTGGCCCACGCGGCGATCTACAGCGTGGACAACCGCATCCTCGCCGAAGCCGGTCAGCGCCCGAAAAGCAGCCTGCTGGGTGAAACCGAAGGCGTCTACCAGACCAAGATCACCTTCCAGGACGTAACCGCGGGCAACCTGCGCATCAGCCTGGACATGGAACAATTCCAGCAGCCGATGACCATCAGCCTGCAGAGCATGGGCATTCTCAGCGCCATCCTGCTGGCCTTGGCCCTGGCCTTGAGCCTGCGCCTGGGGCGGCACATCTCCACGCCGCTGATGCAACTGCGGGTCTGGCTGCGGGATATCGACGAGCACACCCCGGCCACCCAGCGCCAGGACGAGATCGGCGACCTGGCGCGCCAGCTGCACGCCAGCTTCGCGCCGGAGAAGGTCGAACCGGAGCCCGAACCGGAAGCCGAGCTCGACGACACCGACTACGACGACAGCGAAGACGCTGAACCGAGCTTCGAGGTGCGCAACCTGCGTGACCCGAGCTTCGATGAAAGCAGTCCGGTGGCCGGCCTCAAGCCCGCGCCGCGGCATGTGGTCAACGCCGAAGAGGATCTGGCCGACGATGAAGACCCGTTCGCCGATCTTCGCGACAGCTCGTCCAGCGCGACCGCTGCCAAGCCGATTGTAAAACCAGCAGTACCGGCACAACCGCAGCACAGCGCGGTACTGGCCGTGCAACTGGGCGCCCAGGAGCAACTGCGCCGCCTGCCCCGCGCCCGCCTGACGGAATTGCTGGAGCGTTATCGCGACTGCCTCGACCAGGCTGCCTCGCTGTACCAGAGCGAACTGCACACCCTGAACGACGGCAGCACGCTGATGCTGTTCCACAGCGAAGACAGCGGCGACGACTACCTGACCAACGCCATCTGCTGCGGCGAATTGCTGCGCGCCTTGGGCCACGCCTTGCAAATCGAAGTGGCCGACAGCGGCATCACCCTGCAGCTGCAACTGGGCCTGACCCTGGGCGAAGAGCTGTTCGGCTTGAGCCAGATCGACCTGCTGCTGACCGAGACTGCCCAGGACGCCCTGGCGTTGTCCCAGCACAGCCGCAACCTGCTGCTGGTCGAGCGCAAGATCAACGATGACGCCCTGATTCGTCAGCGCGCGCGCATCCGTCCGATCGCCAGCCCGGAAGGCGCCTGCTGCGTCGAGCGCCTGATGGAGCCTTATCCATCGATGCTGGAGCGGCAACTGGCGCGCATGCACGAGACCCGGGCCAAGCTGTAA
- the asd gene encoding archaetidylserine decarboxylase (Phosphatidylserine decarboxylase is synthesized as a single chain precursor. Generation of the pyruvoyl active site from a Ser is coupled to cleavage of a Gly-Ser bond between the larger (beta) and smaller (alpha chains). It is an integral membrane protein.) → MKKRLFILSQHLLPHHLLSRLAGCIAECRVRWFKNAFTAWFAKRYQVDMSQALVEDLTAYEHFNAFFTRALKDGARPLDQTPGAILSPADGAVSQLGPIEHGRVFQAKGHSFSVLELLGGDSALAAPFMGGDFATIYLSPKDYHRVHMPLAGTLREMVYVPGRIFSVNQTTAENVPELFARNERVVCVFDTERGPMAVVLVGAMIVASIETVWAGLVTPPKRELKTVRYDEAARAPIHLEKGAELGRFKLGSTAIVLFGPEQVQWAEELAAGSPVQMGQGMGLPKA, encoded by the coding sequence ATGAAAAAGCGTTTGTTTATCCTCAGCCAGCACCTGCTGCCTCACCACCTGCTGTCGCGCCTGGCCGGCTGCATCGCCGAGTGCCGCGTGCGCTGGTTCAAGAATGCCTTCACCGCCTGGTTCGCCAAGCGTTATCAGGTGGACATGTCGCAAGCGCTGGTGGAAGACCTGACCGCCTATGAGCACTTCAACGCCTTCTTCACCCGCGCCCTGAAAGACGGCGCCCGCCCGCTGGACCAGACTCCGGGAGCGATCCTCAGCCCGGCCGACGGCGCGGTCAGCCAGCTCGGCCCGATCGAACACGGCCGGGTATTCCAGGCCAAGGGCCACAGCTTCAGCGTGCTGGAACTGCTGGGTGGCGATTCGGCCCTGGCAGCCCCGTTCATGGGCGGCGATTTCGCCACCATCTACCTGTCGCCGAAGGACTACCACCGCGTGCACATGCCGTTGGCCGGCACCCTGCGGGAAATGGTCTACGTGCCGGGGCGGATCTTCTCGGTCAACCAGACCACCGCGGAAAACGTGCCAGAGCTGTTCGCCCGCAACGAGCGCGTGGTGTGCGTTTTCGATACCGAGCGCGGCCCGATGGCCGTGGTACTGGTGGGCGCGATGATCGTGGCCTCGATCGAAACCGTCTGGGCCGGCCTGGTGACTCCGCCGAAGCGCGAACTGAAGACCGTGCGCTACGACGAAGCCGCCCGCGCACCGATCCATCTGGAAAAAGGCGCCGAATTGGGCCGCTTCAAGCTGGGCTCCACCGCGATCGTGCTGTTCGGGCCGGAGCAAGTGCAGTGGGCCGAAGAACTGGCGGCTGGCTCGCCGGTGCAGATGGGCCAGGGCATGGGTCTACCCAAGGCCTGA
- a CDS encoding retropepsin-like aspartic protease family protein — translation MSQQPPGKRAGRVLLVLAWGAGLFLATRFFGEWEQRQENPNAVVTSQQHEGYIEVKLVGNGQGHFVASGQINGQPVSFMLDTGATDVSIPSGLAERLGLEKGAPVTLSTANGRSEGYRTRLDRLQLGDIVLRDVRALVAPGLGGDQVLLGMSALKKLEFTQRGGTLLLRQTTN, via the coding sequence GTGAGCCAGCAGCCACCGGGCAAACGTGCCGGGCGCGTGCTGCTGGTGCTGGCCTGGGGCGCCGGGCTCTTCCTGGCGACACGGTTTTTCGGCGAGTGGGAACAGCGTCAGGAGAACCCCAATGCTGTCGTCACTTCGCAACAACATGAGGGTTACATCGAAGTGAAACTGGTCGGCAACGGCCAGGGGCATTTCGTCGCCAGCGGTCAGATCAACGGCCAGCCGGTGAGTTTCATGCTCGATACCGGAGCGACCGATGTGTCGATCCCGTCCGGGCTGGCCGAGCGTCTTGGCCTGGAGAAGGGCGCACCGGTGACCCTGAGTACCGCCAACGGTCGTAGCGAGGGTTATCGAACCCGCCTCGACCGCCTGCAACTGGGCGATATCGTCCTGCGGGATGTCCGTGCGCTGGTCGCGCCGGGCCTGGGCGGCGATCAGGTGTTGCTGGGCATGAGCGCTTTGAAAAAACTTGAATTTACCCAGCGCGGCGGCACCTTGCTGCTGCGCCAGACAACGAACTGA
- the serB gene encoding phosphoserine phosphatase SerB, protein MREIVLINITGEDRPGLTAAITGVLAQGGVNILDIGQAVIHDTLSFGILVEIPDNEQSSSVLKDILFTAYELDQQVRFTPVSEADYQQWVGGQGKKRHIVTLLTRKVTAEQLQRVSSITAKYGLNIDHIDRLSGRMPLDTPADKGKGCIEFSVRGEAADPQALRAEFLSVAQELNVDIAFQEDSLFRRNRRLAVFDMDSTLIEAEVIDELAKAAGVGDRVAEITERAMAGELDFRASFKERLALLQGLDIKVLDSIGASLRLTEGAETLFAELKRLGYKTAILSGGFTYFAKQLQAKLGIDYVFANELEVVDGKVTGVAVEPIVDAQRKADLLRELAAKEGLRLEQTIAVGDGANDLPMLAIAGLGVAFRAKPLVKQSAKQAISTLGLDGVLYLLGFRDRDGQL, encoded by the coding sequence TTGCGCGAAATCGTCCTGATAAACATCACTGGTGAGGACCGTCCGGGTCTCACTGCGGCCATTACCGGCGTTCTGGCCCAGGGTGGTGTGAACATTCTCGACATCGGTCAGGCGGTGATTCACGACACTCTGTCGTTCGGCATCCTGGTTGAAATTCCGGACAACGAGCAGAGCTCGTCGGTGCTCAAGGACATTCTGTTCACCGCCTATGAGCTGGACCAGCAGGTCCGTTTCACGCCGGTTTCCGAAGCGGATTACCAGCAGTGGGTCGGTGGCCAGGGCAAGAAGCGCCATATCGTCACTTTGCTGACCCGCAAGGTCACCGCCGAGCAGTTGCAGCGCGTCAGTTCGATCACCGCCAAGTACGGCTTGAACATCGACCATATCGATCGCCTCTCCGGGCGCATGCCGCTGGATACCCCGGCCGACAAGGGCAAGGGCTGCATCGAGTTCTCCGTGCGCGGCGAAGCGGCCGATCCGCAGGCGTTGCGTGCCGAGTTCCTGAGCGTTGCCCAGGAGCTGAACGTCGATATCGCCTTCCAGGAAGACTCGCTGTTCCGTCGTAACCGCCGCTTGGCGGTGTTCGACATGGACTCGACGCTGATCGAGGCGGAAGTCATCGACGAGTTGGCCAAGGCGGCCGGCGTGGGTGACCGGGTAGCGGAAATCACCGAGCGGGCCATGGCCGGCGAACTGGATTTCCGGGCCAGCTTCAAGGAACGCCTGGCCTTGCTCCAGGGCCTGGACATCAAGGTGCTGGACTCCATTGGCGCATCGCTACGCTTGACCGAAGGCGCCGAGACCCTGTTCGCCGAACTCAAGCGCCTGGGTTACAAGACCGCGATCCTGTCGGGTGGCTTCACCTACTTCGCCAAGCAATTGCAGGCCAAGCTGGGGATCGACTACGTATTCGCCAACGAGCTGGAAGTGGTCGACGGCAAGGTGACCGGTGTCGCGGTCGAGCCGATTGTCGACGCCCAGCGCAAGGCCGATCTGCTGCGCGAGCTGGCCGCCAAGGAAGGGTTGCGCCTGGAGCAGACCATCGCGGTCGGCGACGGCGCCAACGACCTGCCGATGTTGGCGATTGCCGGCCTGGGCGTGGCCTTCCGCGCCAAGCCGCTGGTCAAGCAGTCGGCCAAGCAGGCGATTTCCACCCTGGGCCTGGATGGTGTGCTTTATCTGCTGGGTTTCCGCGATCGCGACGGTCAGCTCTGA
- the parC gene encoding DNA topoisomerase IV subunit A has product MSDSLDLSLDGVERRSLADFTENAYLNYSMYVIMDRALPHIGDGLKPVQRRIVYAMSELGLDADSKHKKSARTVGDVLGKFHPHGDSACYEAMVLMAQPFSYRYTLVDGQGNWGAPDDPKSFAAMRYTEARLSRYSEVLLSELGQGTADWGPNFDGTLQEPLVLPARLPNILLNGTTGIAVGMATDVPPHNLREVATACVRLLDEPKATVEQLCEHIQGPDYPTEAEIITPRADLLKIYETGRGSVRMRAVYRIEDGDIIVTALPHQVSGAKVLEQIAAQMQAKKLPMVADLRDESDHEHPCRIVIIPRSNRVDPDELMQHLFATTELESSYRVNVNIIGLDGKPQLKNLRALLVEWLEFRVLTVRRRLQFRLDKVERRLHLLDGLLIAYLNLDEVIHIIRTEDQPRAKLIERFALSEVQADYILDTRLRQLARLEEMKLRAEQDELLKEQAKLQALLNSEAKLKKLVRTELLQDAETYGDDRRSPIIERAEAKALSENELMPTEPVTIVLSEKGWVRCAKGHDIDATGLSYKAGDGFKTSAIGRSNQFAVFIDSTGRSYSVAAHTLPSARGQGEPLTGRLTPPPGASFECVLLPDDEALYVIASDAGYGFVVKGEDLQAKNKAGKALLSLPNNAKVLLPRPVSDREQNWLASVTTEGRLLVFKISDLPQLGKGKGNKIIGIPGERVASREEYVTDIAVLPEGATLVLQAGKRTLSLKADDLEHYKGERGRRGNKLPRGFQRVDALLVETLN; this is encoded by the coding sequence ATGAGCGACTCCCTGGATCTCAGCCTGGATGGCGTAGAACGCCGATCGCTGGCTGACTTCACCGAAAATGCCTACCTCAACTACTCCATGTACGTGATCATGGACCGTGCTTTGCCGCATATCGGCGACGGCCTGAAACCGGTACAGCGGCGTATCGTCTACGCCATGAGTGAGCTGGGGCTGGATGCCGATTCCAAGCACAAGAAGTCCGCCCGTACGGTCGGTGACGTGCTGGGTAAGTTCCACCCCCACGGCGACTCGGCCTGCTACGAAGCCATGGTGCTGATGGCGCAGCCTTTCAGCTACCGCTACACCCTGGTGGACGGCCAGGGTAACTGGGGTGCGCCGGACGATCCCAAGTCCTTCGCCGCCATGCGTTACACCGAGGCGCGCCTGTCGCGTTACTCCGAAGTTCTGCTCAGCGAGCTGGGCCAGGGCACCGCGGACTGGGGGCCGAACTTCGACGGTACCCTGCAGGAACCCCTGGTATTGCCGGCACGTTTGCCGAATATCCTGCTCAATGGCACCACCGGTATCGCCGTGGGCATGGCCACTGACGTGCCGCCGCACAACCTGCGGGAAGTCGCCACGGCCTGTGTGCGCCTGCTGGACGAGCCCAAGGCCACGGTCGAACAGCTCTGCGAGCACATTCAGGGTCCGGACTACCCGACCGAAGCGGAAATCATCACGCCGCGCGCGGACCTGCTGAAAATCTACGAAACCGGTCGCGGTTCGGTGCGCATGCGTGCCGTCTATCGCATCGAGGATGGCGACATCATCGTCACCGCGCTGCCGCACCAGGTGTCCGGCGCCAAGGTGCTGGAGCAGATCGCCGCGCAGATGCAGGCCAAGAAGCTGCCGATGGTCGCCGACCTGCGTGACGAGTCGGACCACGAGCACCCCTGCCGGATCGTGATCATTCCACGCTCCAACCGGGTCGATCCCGACGAGCTGATGCAACACCTGTTCGCCACCACCGAGCTGGAATCCAGCTACCGGGTCAACGTCAACATCATCGGCCTGGACGGCAAGCCGCAGCTGAAAAACCTGCGCGCCCTGCTGGTGGAATGGCTGGAGTTCCGCGTACTGACGGTGCGCCGCCGCCTGCAGTTCCGCCTGGACAAGGTCGAGCGCCGCCTGCACCTGTTGGACGGCTTGCTGATCGCCTACCTCAACCTGGATGAAGTGATCCACATCATTCGTACCGAGGACCAGCCGCGGGCCAAGTTGATCGAGCGTTTTGCCCTGAGCGAAGTGCAGGCCGACTACATCCTCGATACCCGCCTGCGTCAGTTGGCGCGTCTGGAAGAGATGAAACTGCGCGCCGAGCAGGATGAATTGCTCAAGGAGCAGGCCAAGCTGCAAGCCCTGCTCAACAGCGAAGCCAAGCTGAAGAAGCTGGTGCGCACCGAATTGCTGCAGGACGCCGAAACCTACGGCGACGACCGTCGTTCGCCAATCATTGAGCGCGCCGAGGCCAAGGCCTTGTCGGAAAACGAGCTGATGCCGACCGAGCCGGTCACCATCGTTCTGTCGGAAAAAGGTTGGGTACGCTGCGCCAAAGGGCATGATATCGACGCCACGGGCCTGTCCTACAAGGCTGGCGACGGCTTCAAGACCTCGGCCATCGGGCGCTCCAACCAGTTCGCGGTGTTTATCGACTCCACCGGGCGCAGTTATTCGGTGGCGGCACATACGCTGCCATCGGCCCGTGGCCAGGGTGAGCCGCTGACCGGACGTCTGACGCCACCACCTGGTGCCAGTTTCGAATGCGTATTGTTGCCGGACGACGAGGCGCTGTACGTGATCGCGTCCGACGCGGGTTACGGTTTCGTGGTCAAGGGTGAGGATCTGCAAGCCAAGAACAAGGCCGGCAAGGCGCTGTTGAGCCTGCCGAACAACGCCAAGGTGTTGTTGCCGCGGCCGGTGAGCGATCGTGAACAGAACTGGCTGGCATCGGTGACCACCGAAGGGCGTTTGCTGGTGTTCAAGATCAGCGACCTGCCGCAGTTGGGCAAAGGCAAGGGCAACAAGATCATCGGGATTCCGGGTGAGCGGGTGGCCAGTCGCGAGGAGTACGTGACCGATATCGCGGTCCTGCCGGAAGGTGCGACATTGGTGTTGCAGGCCGGAAAACGTACCCTGTCGCTCAAGGCCGATGATCTTGAGCACTACAAGGGCGAGCGCGGTCGCCGGGGTAACAAATTGCCACGAGGCTTCCAGCGAGTGGATGCGTTGTTGGTAGAAACTCTCAATTGA